From the genome of Salvia splendens isolate huo1 chromosome 7, SspV2, whole genome shotgun sequence:
GTGGAGGCGCGGGCGGAGGCGGAGGGTTTGGCGGTGGAGGTTGCCTTGGCGGCGGTGGAGGGCTAGGTGGTGGAGGCGGAGCTGGTGGTGGGCTTGGGGGAGGTGCTGGTGGAGGGctaggtggtggtggagggcTAGGTGGTGGCGGCGGAGCTGGGGGTGGGTTCGGGGGAGGTTCTGGTGGAGGTGTTGGAGGTGGTGCTGGCGGAGGAGCTGGAGGCGGAGCCGGTGGAGGGTTTGGCGGTGGTGCAGGAGGTGGAAAGGGTGGGGGGTTTGGTGGAGGTTCCGGTGGAGGAATTGGAGGAGGAGCTGGAGGTGGAGCCGGTGGAGGATTTGGAGGTGGTGCTGGAGGTGGAAAGGGAGGAGGGTTCGGTGGAGGTTCGGGTGGAGGAATTGGAGGCGGAGCCGGTGGAGGAGCTGGAGGCGGAGCCGGTGGAGGATTTGGAGGTGGAAAGGGAGGAGGGTTTGGTGGAGGAATTGGAGGAGGAGCCGGTGGAGGAGCTGGTGGAGGATTTGGAGGTGGGAAAGGTGGTGGTTTTGGGGGTGGGTCTGGAGGAGGGTTTGGAGGTGGAtcgggaggtgggggaggtctAGGAGGAGGATCGGGAGGAGGgtttggtggtggtggagcaGGAGGAGGTGGAGGATTTGGCGGAGGAGCAGGAGGAGGTGGAGGCTTTGGTGGCGGACATTAGTTCGATCACATCTAAATATAATTGTTATAGGACAAAAAAAATGTCCAAAGTATAAACGAGTATTGCATGCATGGTATGCTTTTTTCTGTTGATGGAAGCTGTATAACTGTGCCcttaaattatttatcataaattatcaaaaattGTGAAAGTTGGTCATGCCAAACAACAACCAAATTAATTGAATCTATGGTTCGTATCGTTCATGCCTCGGTGTATTTGGCAAGGGATTAATTCTTATGCCACCAATATTTCATAATATCAAGAATACATATACGGAGTACTAATATCTATATTTAGGGGAAGGGTTTGCACTGTTTCTACGTTGCGaagaaaaaacacacacacgTACACCatgcatatacaaaaaataacataatttatGTGATGGAAATGTTTGGATGCTATGATCCTTTAGTTACAATTTTACCGTGTTACAGAAATCTAAATACACAAACTTTACTTGTCTAATTTTTCTCATGAAATAAATTGGGCTAAAAAATTTTTGATGTAGCAAATTTCAGCTAATGTGATAATCAAAACGATATCGTTtagaattttcaaaataaaaaaaaaactagaaaaaCTAAAGTTATATGGCAATTTCCACCTCTGCCCTATCTCTCTCCTATTCTTTCATTCTTCACTCTTTCTTTTTGGTCTTCCCATCGCtttctttattctttctcttttggTTTGTGAGTGTGTGTTGCTACGTACGGCGTGAGTCAAGGCGAGTAAACGCTGAGTGTGAACGAAGGGAGAGGTAAGGATACAACATTTAGTCAGAGTGTCCAAAGTGGTGCGGAACAGACACAGCCACAAAAACTTGTCTAGCTCAATAACAGTTACGCCACAGCCACGTCACaaccacaaatcacattatttaatcaatttttgatatattttaattatattggaataaaaattatcggacgcaaataattagaaaaaaatgagacaaGGAGgtgtatttaaataaaaaaacaagaaaaagaaaaagtaaatcaCCGCCGGCGGTTGCCGGGACCGCCCCTTCCACGCCGCAAATGCGGCTCAGCCGCCCCCTGCCCCGACTATAGCTGTCCAACAGTGGTCTGCGGCGGCCGCCGGGGCAAcaccactgtggacactcttatcCTTACCCATTGACAATGGTGTAAATAGCCTTTTGTAATTGTagaaatattttcctttttctttcacttttttttcaaaaattttgtaGTTATGACTGACTAGACATGTTACAATGTAGAAAAAAAAGGGGGAATTGAAActaaaatgtaattttatattttctagttactctttttttcaaataataacATCAAATATTGTAGTTACGAGTTTTTTGCCCAATTTACTTTATGGAAAcaattagaaaaaaaagtactatatatgtttaaatttttaaaaaaagtttgaggaaaaacaaaaaaatattagagTTTAAGTTGGGAGAAAGTTAATATGTACTCCCTTAGTCCCACTCAAAatgaccacattcttgagtgacatgggattttaggaagtgttgttaggtggaataaagtagagagaaaaaaagtagctGAATATTTTGATGAGAAGAGATGAGAGATGAggttattttcaaaattggaaagtggtcATCTAAATTGGGacaaaacaaaaaaggaaaggtgatcatcttgaatgggacatGGGGAATACTTGAAgcgaaaaaaattgaaacaatgAAGATTGTTTGTTGCGGCAGGTTAagtaataattaatactacctccatcccccaaatattgtcccactttgactcgACATGGGTttaaagaaatgtaatggaaagtgagttgaaaaagttagtggattgtgtgtCATACTTTtatgtatattaattttataataaaatgtgagtaggaatgagttagtggaatatgaggtccactatcaaaaataggagaaactttgggggacggacggaaatgaaaaaatgggacaaactttcagggacggaggtagtagtatttaataCTATTAGTTAATCACTAATTAAACATGAACTGATATCTAccaatattttttaattctaattaaattttattaattctcagtttatttattgattttaataaggatttattatttattaattaaaatttgttaatttttaatTCACTCTAACCAatcataatttgaatttaattaggaTAGATGAATACACCATGATGTATGGGACTTTACCTGAAACttaggaaagaagaccaaattTCCCAACAAAGTGACACTATAACAACCTTAAAGATAAAACAGGAGATTTAGTAAAGAAATGCAATTAAGGAAACTTAACCGTTAATCTATATAATTAGGCAAAGTCAAAGTGAAATGTTGTACAAAATTATATAGCCTGCCATG
Proteins encoded in this window:
- the LOC121810318 gene encoding glycine-rich cell wall structural protein-like produces the protein MGRNLRNGGVFAVMLLLGLFALQIADGRRLEKDTFGGGGLGGGAGGGGGFGGGGCLGGGGGLGGGGGAGGGLGGGAGGGLGGGGGLGGGGGAGGGFGGGSGGGVGGGAGGGAGGGAGGGFGGGAGGGKGGGFGGGSGGGIGGGAGGGAGGGFGGGAGGGKGGGFGGGSGGGIGGGAGGGAGGGAGGGFGGGKGGGFGGGIGGGAGGGAGGGFGGGKGGGFGGGSGGGFGGGSGGGGGLGGGSGGGFGGGGAGGGGGFGGGAGGGGGFGGGH